The genomic stretch CTGCTGCAAAGGGTGGCGGGGCCCGAGATCGGCCAGGGCCTGCAACAGGCGCTCCCACAGCCCGGCCTCGGTCAGGCGGCGGAAATGCCGGGCGATGGTGGCGCCGGGGCCGTATTCGGCCGGCATGGCGCGCCAGGGCGCATCGGTGGAGAGCAGGTGGAACATGCCGTCCATGCGGTGCCGCGGATCGCTCAGCGGGCGGCCCTGCGGGGCGGCGCGCGCCAGGAAGGGCTGCAGGGCGGCCCATTGGCGGTCAGTGAGGCGGGTGAAGGGGATGCGTTGGATCATTTAGGAATTTATGCCGTTAATGCCCTGAAAGTCAAGGAAATTGGGGAGCCACGGGCTCCCCAAACCCCTGCGGCAACATCGGGAAGCGCGATGTTTTGCTGGCCTCAAAGCGCCAGCACGAAGCTTTCGCCAAACCCTGGCACCCGGAAATCCTGCGCCCCACGGGCCGCGCGGAGCCGCGCGGCGGGCTCGTCAATGCCCTCCTGCGTCAGCTTGAAGGTGCCGAAATGCATGCCGATGGCGGTCCGCACGCGCAGCTGGTTCTGCGCCTCGATCGCCTGCTCCGGCGTGATGTGCACGGCCTGCATGAACCAGGTGGGCTCATAGGCGCCAATCGGGATCAAGCCCACGCCAAAGCCGCCGAAATGCGCGCCGATCACGTCCAGATGCCCACCCGCCGCCGTATCGCCGACGAAGATGAAGCGGCCCCCGGATGCGGCTTCCACCGCGAAGCCGCCCCACAGGGCGCGCGCCCGGTCGCGGATGCCGCGGGCCGAGAAATGCCGCATCGGCAGATAGGTGGCGTGGTGGCCGCCGGGCAGCGCCGCCCCCTCGCCCCAGTTGAGCTCGGTCGCACCGGGCACGCCGTTGCGCGCCAGGAATTCCGCATGCCCTAGGCCGGTGATCAGGCGCGGCTGCCAGCGGGCATGCAGGGCGCGCAGGCTCGGCAGGTCCAGGTGGTCGTAGTGCCCGTGGCTGAGCAGCACCGCATCGATGCGCGGCAGCGCATCCAGCGCCAGCGCCGGCGGCCGGACGCGCCGCGGCCCCCACCAGGAGAGCGGGCTGCAACGCTCGGAGAAGATCGGATCGGTCAGCAGGGTGGTGCCATCGGCCAGCCGCACCAGGAAGCTCGCATGGCCGATGAAGGTGAAGGCGGCGTGTCCCTCGGGCACGGCATGGGGCGGCGGCGGCTGGGGCGGGTCCGTGACCGCCGGCGGCCAAAGCCGGCCCTTGCCCTCCAGCAGCATGCGCGCCACGCGCGGCAGGGCCTGGCCGGCGGGGCCGCCATCGGGGTTGCGGAATCGGCCCTTGGCGTCGCGCTCGGCGGGTTGGATCTTCACGCGGCTCTCTTGGCATTGCTGGCCGCGCCGGGGCAAGGCTCAACCGCGCAAGGCGATGCCCAGGCCCAGGGCCAGGAGCCCCGCGAAGAAGACCCGCTTGAACATGGGCTCCGAAAGGCGGCCGCGCAGCCGCGCCCCCAAAGCCTGCCCGGCCAGCGCTGGCAGCAGGGCCAGCGCCGAGCCGATCACACGCCCGCCATCCAGCAGGCCCGAGCCGCCGAGCAGCCCGCCCAGCGCCAGGGTTGAAACCAGGAAGGCAAGCCCGAGTGCGCGCACCAGCTCATCCCGCGTGAGGCCGATGCCCTGCAGCCATGGCACCGCCGGGATGACGAAGACGCCTGTCGCCGCGGTCAGGGCGCCGGTGGCGGCCCCCACCAGCGCCCCTGCCCGCTCCGGCCAATGCGGCCGCCAGGCCAGCAGCCCCAGCGCGCCATAGCAAGCCAGGGCCACGCCCAGCAGCAAGGCCCCGAACCGCCCGCCGAACCCGCCAAAGGCGAGGCCGCCCAGCAGCGTCCCCAGCACCACCCCGGCCAGCATGGGCCAAAGCCGAAGCGTGAGGCGCCAGGCCGCCCGCGCAGGGGCGATCTGCACGAGGTTGGTGACAAAGCTGGGCAGCAGCAGCAAGGCCGCCGCCTCGGCCGGGCTGGCCAGCAGCGTGAGCAGCGCCATGGCGATGGTGGGCAGCCCGAGGCCGATCAGCCCCTTGCTGAAGCCGGCCAGGAGGAAAACGAGGGCGATGAGTGCGGAATCAAACATGGCCCGAGGCTAGTGCCCCGGGCCATGCCATGCTTCGGAAGGAGCCGAAGCGATCAGATCTTCGTCTTGTAGACGTCGATGATGTCGGACAGCAGCTGCAGCGCCTCGGCCTTCGGGCGCTGGAAGGCGTTGCGGCCGACGATGGAGCCATTGCCGCCACCCGCATGAATGGCGCGCACCTCGGCCAGCAGCGCATCCGCACCCTTGGCCTCACCGCCCGAGAACACGACGAGGCGACGCCCGGCGAAGCAGGCCTGCACGATATGCGCGATCCGCGCGGCCGCATCCTTCACATCCACCGGATGCGCCTGATAGGTCTTCTTCGCCGCATCCAGGAAGATCGCATCCGTCGGCGGCTTTACCTTGATGATGTGCGCCCCGGTGAGGGCCGCGATATGCGCGGCATAGGCGGCGATATCCAGCGCCGTCTCACCCACCTTGTCCAGCATCGGGCCACGCGGATAGGACCAGGTGACGACGGCGAGGCCGACGGACTTCGCCTCGGCCGAAAGCTCGCGCAGTTCCTCCATCATCTCGAACTGGTATTCGGAGCCCGGATAGATGGTGAAGCCGATGGCCGAGCAACCGAGGCGCAGCGCATCACCCACCGTGGCCGTCACGGCCTGGTCCTTGGTGGTGGAGAGGCTGTTGCTGCTGTTCACCTTCAGGATGGTCGGGATGCAGCCGGCGTAGGATGCGGCGGCGGCCTCCATCGGCCCAAGCGGCGCGGCATAGGCATTCAGCCCGGCCTCGATCGCCAGCTCGAAGTGGTAGCGCGGGTCATAGGCATCGGGGTTGGGCGCGAAGCTGCGGGCGGGGCCATGCTCGAAGCCCTGGTCCACCGGCAGGATGACCATGCGGCCCGTGCCGGCGAGCTTGCCCGTCATCAGGATGCGGGCAATGTTGCCCTTGGTGCCGGGGTTGTCGCTCTCATACCAGGAGAGGATGTCCTTGACCTTGCGCGTCAGCTTCATGGGGCGCTTCCTTTCGATGATTCCGGACGTAGCGTATTTTACGGATGGCCGGCTCTCTAAGCCAGATCGAGCCAGCGTGCCAGATGCTTCCGCCCCTGGGGCTTGCGCAAATCCACCCGCGCCAGGTCCAGCGCCGGCGGGGCCGAGGGCAAAAGCCGCGCACCCATGCCCTGCGCCAGCCCCGCCAGCGCCGGGAAGGCCGCGACATGCGGCGCCAGCACGACGCAGGCGAATCCGGCCCGCAGCGCCGCCAGCGCATGGCCCGGCGCATCGGCCGCATCCAGGATGCCAAGGCCCAGCGCGCCATGCGGCGCCAGCAGTGCGGCAAACCCGGCCACACCCAGATAGGCCGCCGCCCCGGGGGCTGAGAGCAGCGCCACATCCTGGCCCGCCGCCAGTTCCAGCGTGACGGCGACATCGCGCGCCGCATGCACGATCACGGCGCGCCGCGCGCCGATCCGCCATTCCTGCGGTTGACCCTGGCCCGGCTGCATGTCAACGCTTTCCCATGTGAAGCGCTGCGACGTCCAGCGCCCCGGAGCAGTCCTTGGACCAGAACGACATCACCCTTCTCGCGGCGGAACGGCTCGAAGCCGCGCTGGAACGCCTGGCCACCTCGCTCGAAGCGCGGTTGGCGGCACCGCCAGCCGCAACCCGCCAGGAGGCTGGCGCTGCCCCGCAGGACATGGTTCCGCGCGCCGAGGTGGAACGCCTCTCCGCCCGGCTCGACGAGGCTTTGGGCCGGCTGCGCGCCTTGCTGGGCGATGATGCCGGTTCCGAGATCTGAGAAGGGAGGCTCCGATGGGCCAGGTCAATATCCGCGTGAATGGCTACAACCACACCATCGGCTGCAAGGATGGCGAGGAACAGCACGTCCAGGACCTCATCGCCCAGCTGGAGGAAAAGGTCCGCGTCATCCGCTCGATGGGCGGGCAGTTCAGCGAATCGCGGATGCTGCTGCATGTGGCGCTGCTCTTTGCCGATGAAGCCAATGACCTGCGGATGGATCTGGCCCGGATGCGCAGCCAGGGTGCCGTGGGCGGCACGCCGGCCCCCGCCGCCGCCGACCCGCGCCTGGCCGAGCGCCTGACGCGCATGGCCGAGCGGATCGAAGGCATCGCGACCGCCATCCAGCAGCCCTGACGCCCAGCACCGCCCCCGCACGCCCAGGCAATCAGGCGAGGCGCAGCCGCCCCTGCATCAGATTGACCACTTCACGCTGCGTGGCGCGCTGCAGCCCGCTTCCCAGCATTTCATTCAGCGCGCGGCGGATCAGCCGGTCCGGCGCGTTGCCGGCATCGGCCATGGCCCAGTGGCTGAAGCCACGGCTGGCAATCCGGTTGCGGCAGAGCAGGCGCACATCGCAATGGCGCGGATCGGTGAGGAGGCGCGCATAGATCGCGTCCAGCGCCGGCTTCTCGCC from Sediminicoccus sp. KRV36 encodes the following:
- a CDS encoding BLUF domain-containing protein, encoding MLEGEKPALDAIYARLLTDPRHCDVRLLCRNRIASRGFSHWAMADAGNAPDRLIRRALNEMLGSGLQRATQREVVNLMQGRLRLA
- a CDS encoding class I fructose-bisphosphate aldolase, which produces MKLTRKVKDILSWYESDNPGTKGNIARILMTGKLAGTGRMVILPVDQGFEHGPARSFAPNPDAYDPRYHFELAIEAGLNAYAAPLGPMEAAAASYAGCIPTILKVNSSNSLSTTKDQAVTATVGDALRLGCSAIGFTIYPGSEYQFEMMEELRELSAEAKSVGLAVVTWSYPRGPMLDKVGETALDIAAYAAHIAALTGAHIIKVKPPTDAIFLDAAKKTYQAHPVDVKDAAARIAHIVQACFAGRRLVVFSGGEAKGADALLAEVRAIHAGGGNGSIVGRNAFQRPKAEALQLLSDIIDVYKTKI
- a CDS encoding MBL fold metallo-hydrolase gives rise to the protein MKIQPAERDAKGRFRNPDGGPAGQALPRVARMLLEGKGRLWPPAVTDPPQPPPPHAVPEGHAAFTFIGHASFLVRLADGTTLLTDPIFSERCSPLSWWGPRRVRPPALALDALPRIDAVLLSHGHYDHLDLPSLRALHARWQPRLITGLGHAEFLARNGVPGATELNWGEGAALPGGHHATYLPMRHFSARGIRDRARALWGGFAVEAASGGRFIFVGDTAAGGHLDVIGAHFGGFGVGLIPIGAYEPTWFMQAVHITPEQAIEAQNQLRVRTAIGMHFGTFKLTQEGIDEPAARLRAARGAQDFRVPGFGESFVLAL
- a CDS encoding TSUP family transporter is translated as MFDSALIALVFLLAGFSKGLIGLGLPTIAMALLTLLASPAEAAALLLLPSFVTNLVQIAPARAAWRLTLRLWPMLAGVVLGTLLGGLAFGGFGGRFGALLLGVALACYGALGLLAWRPHWPERAGALVGAATGALTAATGVFVIPAVPWLQGIGLTRDELVRALGLAFLVSTLALGGLLGGSGLLDGGRVIGSALALLPALAGQALGARLRGRLSEPMFKRVFFAGLLALGLGIALRG
- a CDS encoding cell division protein ZapA, encoding MGQVNIRVNGYNHTIGCKDGEEQHVQDLIAQLEEKVRVIRSMGGQFSESRMLLHVALLFADEANDLRMDLARMRSQGAVGGTPAPAAADPRLAERLTRMAERIEGIATAIQQP
- a CDS encoding transposase, with protein sequence MIQRIPFTRLTDRQWAALQPFLARAAPQGRPLSDPRHRMDGMFHLLSTDAPWRAMPAEYGPGATIARHFRRLTEAGLWERLLQALADLGPRHPLQQLRRLIFRAARRAYRMRGMGIIVLARRLGFLGALPGPAWMLPDPDLSKRLVALQMRHRENFGRFVLRWGRPLRNLMGMVGGRAHIPRYLRLCMP